The stretch of DNA ATCAGCATTCCGCGTTGCGGTCGGGCATCGTTCTTCTTCGCCATCCTATTTTCCGTCTGATTGCCAGCCGTCCGTGAAGAGTCGATCTGACTCGCGGAGGATAAAGGACCGTTGTTACTTACGAGAACGTCTCCGGAGGGCTCAATGCAAGCATATCGGCGTCGCCGGGCTTCGCCTCATCCTTGGAACGTCTCGCGCGAAAGACGAGTATGGTCGCGGTCGTGAGCCCCGCCAGGACTGCGGCTTTCGTGACGAGCCCCTTCTTATTGTGCTTCCATTCCGCCCGTGCGCCCATCTCTGCCGGGATGTTCGGCACATGGCCCTTGCCGAGATCGTCGATCACGCCTTCGACGACGTTCAGCCGGTCCGCGCCCATCAGGAGCAGCCAGTGCAGCCAGTCGGACTCGCTGCGACGAAAGGCGTAGCGACGGATCATCCCGCTGATGCCACTCGGCGGCGTCGATGTGCCGATGACGGCCGGACGTCGGTTGTGTTCGACCGACTGGAGGATTTCGACGTCGGCATCCTGTTGCGTCGGTCGGGTCCATGTCAGCCCGCGCGTTTCCTGGGCTTCGCGGTGCCGAATGGGAAAGGTCGGGTCGTTGTCCGAATTCGCATCAGCGCCCCACCCGCGGATCGTCGAAGTATCGACAAGATTCTCGCTCACTGCCGTTCTCCTCATGCGCCATTCGGCAACAGGACTGGCTTTATGCAGCCATCGAGTTTTGCCGAGAAAAGGTGATAGGCGTCGGCGATATCGGCCAATGGCACGCGGTGCGTAATCATCGCCTTGGGGTCGATACGTCCTTCCCGAATATGCTCGACGAGGCGCGGCAGCAGGCGCTTCACCGATGCCTGATTGGCGCGCAGAGTGATGCCTTTGTTCACGACGTTACCGATCGGAACGATATTGCCGGTCGGACCATAAACTCCGACGATCGACACCACGCCGCCTTTCTTGACGGAGTTGATGGCCCAATGAAGCGCGATCGCGTTGCCCGCCTCCAGTTTCAGCTTGGTGCCGATCAGCGTTTGCAGGGCATTCCCCGCCGCGTCACCGCCTACCGCATCGATACACACGTCCGCACCGAGAGAGTCTGTCTGCTTCTTCAGGAACACGACGATGTCGTCGATCTCGCGGAAATTGTAGACCTCCGCCGGGCAGTAGGTGCGGGCGAAATCGAGCCGGTATTCGATATGATCGATGACGATCACCCGCCCGGCACCGAACAACCATGCCGATCGCGCCGCCATCAGTCCGACGGGACCGGCACCGAAGACGACGACCGTATCGCCGGGGCGGATACCGCCCATTTCGGCAGCCTGATAGCCGGTCGGCACCACGTCCGTCAGCAGCACGGCGTCGTCGGGATCCATCCAGTCGGGGATGACCATCGGCCCGACATCGGCATAGGGTACGCGGACATATTGGGCCTGACCGCCGTCATAGCCGCCAGCGGTATGCGAATAGCCGAAGATGCCGCCGACCGCAGTCGCTTGCGCGTTCGACTCATGGCAATTGCCGAACAGCCCTTGCTGGCAGAACTCGCATTTTCCGCACGCGATGTTGAACGGGACCAAGACATGATCGCCTGGTTTCAAGTTGCGAACCTCGGGCCCGACCTGCTCGACGACGCCGCAAAATTCGTGACCGAACGTCGTACCGACACGCGTATCGGGTACCATGCCGTGGTACAGATGAAGATCGGACCCGCAAATACACGACCGCGTAACCCGAACGATCGCATCCTCGGGATGGAGTATCGCCGGCATCGGCTTTTCATCGACACGAACCCGGTAAGGGCCACGATAATTCATTGCCAGCATACGCTGCTCCGGTTCGGTTCAGTATTGGCGACTGACAGGATGTCCTGCTTCGTATCCTTTCAAAAGGAACAAGCGAACCCCGAGGTTCCTGGCTTTGCTGTAGGTTAAAACGTTTTTACGGCAGCAAGTGCCGGGGTGGTTGAGCGAAGCGTATGGGCATTTGTACCTGAGCTGTCCGGCGCGATATCTCGAACTTGGAGAACGCCTGAAACATCATCAGAAGTGGAATCGCGCGCCCTTGCACCACGTCTCGCGGCTATCGGTGGCGCTTTTCCAGGTACAGATAGGCAGGGTCGAATTCCCCCGCGTGAGCAAGTCGATCCCAGTCAAGGATCGATACCTTGCCGTCCTGATACGTGACCAGCCCGCTGTCCCGAAGCTCTTTCAGGGTACGGTTGACGTGAACGTTGGTGAGGCCGGTGCAATCCCCGAGATCGGTCTGGGTCAGTCCGAGATGGTAGCTGAAGCCGTCGGTTAGCCCGACGATTTCGAGGCGAATGAACAGCTCGCAAAACAACGCCGCGATCTTGGCGCGTGCGGTCCGCCTGCCAAGCGAGATTTCCCATTCGCGGTGGATGGCGGCGTCGAGGTTCGTCGAGAACCAGTAGAGGCGGGTGAGATGCGGCGATTGCCGGGTTATTTCCGTCAGACCGGTATGCGGTACCGTCGCCACCCGGCACGGCGTGAGGGACATGATCGTATGATCGAGCCGCTTGAGGGTGAAGCTGTGGAGATCGGCGAAATCGCCGGCGACGTGAAGTTCGGTGATCTGGCGCTGTCCGTTGCGGAGATCCTTGTAGCGACACACTATGCCGTCGAGGAGCAGCGTGCTGTGCGTCAACTCGACCCCGGGCTTGATCATGACATAGTCGGCAGGGTAATCACGACATTCATCGATCGCTTGGCGAATTGCCTGCTCTTCTTCGACCGAAAGTTCGTCGCGCGCGCGCAACCTGGCGAAATGACGCTCTAGCATAGTATGTCCTTAATCGACCGGCCTGATCTCCGCACCCCTTACGATTGCACGGGTGGCGACGTTGCCTGAAACAGACGCCCTTGCGATTGGGCGGTGGTTCGGCTTCGAATTCAATTCCGTCGGCGTCGGCAAGTCTCAAGAGTTAAAAGACGGGCGATGGCACCAACGTGTTACGAAACGCCCGTTTAAGGGTCAACGATGAAGCCCGGCCAAGCGGTCCAGCAAGCTGCGCGGCAACGCCATGTCCATCCTAACGGTATCGACCACCGTGCCGTTACCATCGGCAATCGAAAAGCTGCGCACGCCGATATCGCGCTGGTCGAGGATGGCGGCCGCCCATAACTGCCGCGCCGCGCCGAGCGCCTCGTTTCGGGCCGCTGCGAGATCAGGCAGCTCGCTACCTTCATGGTCCTCGATCCGCTGAGTCCCATCATCGATGTGAAGGAAGTAACGAGGCATGGACCGGTATCCGTAAACAAAGCGGTGGGGTGGGCAGATGGTTCAGCGTAGCGGGCCGATCAAGCGATCATATTCTGCTTCGGGCACGCCGTAGCTGGTCCCTGCGAACGCCATGAGATCTGCGCGCTTGCGCACGGTTATCAGACCGCGCGTCGCCTTTATGAAGCCGAGGCCTTCGAGCGAGTGCAGGGCGATCGTGACACTCGGCCGGCGAACGCCGAGCATCAAGGCCAGGAAATCATGGGTAAGAGGAATCTCGTCGCCGTCCTGGCGATCGTGACTCATCAAAAGCCAGCGCGCCAGGCGCTCTTCGATCGTGTGGATCGCGTTCGACAAGGCCGTGTACGTGGTTTGCGTGGAGTACGCCTGGACATAGCGCAGCAGCAGATTCCGAATGCTCGCGTTTTCATCCAGCGTCCGGCGAAGATCATCGCGGTCGATGCTGTGACCCGCACCGGCGACCTGCATGAAAATGCGGTGCGGGGTGCGATCGGCATCGAGGAGGATAGGCACGCCGATCAGGCCGTCGCGCCCGGCAATGCCGACTTCGATACCCTGGTCGGTGCCCGACATGGCTATGATCGAACTCAGTCCGTTCTCGGGAAACCATACGCGCGTGATCGGTTCGTCGGGGGAAACGAGAACCCGGCCGCGATCAAGCTCCGACCACTGGAAATACGGGCGCAGCACCTCCTGGTCGGCAGGCGAGAGGGCACGAAGAAGTCGATTGTTAAAGACCATAGCGGGGCCCTAGCGGCGCAATCTTTCGCGTCTGACGACCGGCATCGAAGCCGGTAGCTGTTTGAACTCGAACGAAGCTAGATGCTGATCGACGTATGCGCGAGAGGGGAGAGCCGTTTTGTTCGATATCTTACCAATCGCTCCTCAGGCGCTTGTAGGGAAACCGTCCGGTACGGCGTCGCCGAACGGTATGGTCAACAGCAGGTTGCCGATGTCATCGCTGATCCGGAACGCCGTGCCCAGCGGCGCGATCCCTGCCAACAGGGCAGCGGCGAGAAGCTGGCGCGCGGCCAGGATCGCCTCGCATCGTGCCGCGGCCAGGTCGGCGAGCTCGGTACCGTCTGGAT from Sphingomonas faeni encodes:
- a CDS encoding zinc-dependent alcohol dehydrogenase — translated: MLAMNYRGPYRVRVDEKPMPAILHPEDAIVRVTRSCICGSDLHLYHGMVPDTRVGTTFGHEFCGVVEQVGPEVRNLKPGDHVLVPFNIACGKCEFCQQGLFGNCHESNAQATAVGGIFGYSHTAGGYDGGQAQYVRVPYADVGPMVIPDWMDPDDAVLLTDVVPTGYQAAEMGGIRPGDTVVVFGAGPVGLMAARSAWLFGAGRVIVIDHIEYRLDFARTYCPAEVYNFREIDDIVVFLKKQTDSLGADVCIDAVGGDAAGNALQTLIGTKLKLEAGNAIALHWAINSVKKGGVVSIVGVYGPTGNIVPIGNVVNKGITLRANQASVKRLLPRLVEHIREGRIDPKAMITHRVPLADIADAYHLFSAKLDGCIKPVLLPNGA
- a CDS encoding Crp/Fnr family transcriptional regulator; translated protein: MLERHFARLRARDELSVEEEQAIRQAIDECRDYPADYVMIKPGVELTHSTLLLDGIVCRYKDLRNGQRQITELHVAGDFADLHSFTLKRLDHTIMSLTPCRVATVPHTGLTEITRQSPHLTRLYWFSTNLDAAIHREWEISLGRRTARAKIAALFCELFIRLEIVGLTDGFSYHLGLTQTDLGDCTGLTNVHVNRTLKELRDSGLVTYQDGKVSILDWDRLAHAGEFDPAYLYLEKRHR
- a CDS encoding DUF6894 family protein → MPRYFLHIDDGTQRIEDHEGSELPDLAAARNEALGAARQLWAAAILDQRDIGVRSFSIADGNGTVVDTVRMDMALPRSLLDRLAGLHR
- a CDS encoding Crp/Fnr family transcriptional regulator, which gives rise to MSGTDQGIEVGIAGRDGLIGVPILLDADRTPHRIFMQVAGAGHSIDRDDLRRTLDENASIRNLLLRYVQAYSTQTTYTALSNAIHTIEERLARWLLMSHDRQDGDEIPLTHDFLALMLGVRRPSVTIALHSLEGLGFIKATRGLITVRKRADLMAFAGTSYGVPEAEYDRLIGPLR
- a CDS encoding DUF6894 family protein, producing MSRFYLHQQIGTGIIEDPDGTELADLAAARCEAILAARQLLAAALLAGIAPLGTAFRISDDIGNLLLTIPFGDAVPDGFPTSA